The following coding sequences lie in one Palaemon carinicauda isolate YSFRI2023 chromosome 7, ASM3689809v2, whole genome shotgun sequence genomic window:
- the LOC137644294 gene encoding glucoside xylosyltransferase 1-like — protein MAQSMHECRLDSDNAERFSPNISKDDLPPFVIIVCSDTDKSLTSAFSRQKKQVTVLLKSAATFTKRTLRFIVVTNSDEVYDQIKSIPRAWPSKYSSRLRFKPGNVWYPSGREEMKGYLRPCSSARLFLPETLKDLDAAVLVDTDTIFLKPPEELLREIYKFNELQAAGLSPTFNDYEGRSIPFPKPRGVNTGVMIMNMTRLRALPDGWSGVTLKAFDIYRKDLSKIVTNDIINIALGQNPEIFYELDCAWNYNTGCCHNGTNGCVQAEKTGVYLLHGTNASFIHKRNEKFRAVFKAWEMYKMGSSLPKLLQDIKRRIRRIPTPKPFEHVCRDLRVFNTMFTKSLKTMLQNYNLTAILHNWEPPKDSLPPVIPLSAVLYCLMMPPTKPDSSTHPTSMKLPPFGSKVFTWFQCAKIQFHIKGMTVLSSKAKYVLAAIQEDTFPEISDWLYKQGKIPIAYDALKTYFLEQYPPSPAALIAKLFQLSQQIWGTKRLH, from the exons GTTTTTCACCTAACATCAGTAAGGACGATCTACCGCCATTTGTCATCATCGTTTGCTCtg ATACAGACAAGTCCCTGACTTCGGCCTTCTCACGCCAGAAGAAACAGGTTACCGTGCTTCTGAAGTCGGCTGCAACTTTCACAAAACGAACCTTAAG ATTTATCGTCGTAACTAATTCGGACGAGGTTTATGATCAGATTAAGTCCATCCCAAGAGCATGGCCGAGCAAATACAGTTCTCGACTTCGATTTAAACCCGGTAATGTTTGGTATCCTTCTGGCAGAGAAGAAATGAAAGGATACCTAAGACCCTGCTCTTCCGCCAGACTTTTCCTGCCGGAGACCTTGAAGGACCTAGATGCAGCCGTCCTCGTCGACACAGACACAATATTTCTGAAGCCTCCGGAGGAGCTCTTGAGGGAAATTTACAAATTTAACGAGTTGCAAGCGGCAGGACTGTCTCCAACTTTTAATGACTATGAAGGTCGAAGT ATTCCTTTCCCAAAGCCGAGAGGAGTGAATACCGGGGTAATGATAATGAACATGACAAGACTTAGAGCACTCCCGGACGGCTGGTCCGGGGTGACTCTGAAGGCCTTCGACATTTATCGAAAAGATCTCTCCAAGATAGTGACCAATGATATAATCAATATTGCGCTGGGTCAG AATCCTGAAATATTTTACGAACTAGACTGCGCATGGAATTACAACACTGGGTGTTGTCACAACGGAACTAATGGCTGTGTGCAAGCTGAGAAAACTGGAGTTTATCTGCTTCATGGGACAAACGCATCTTTTATCCACAAGAGGAATGAGAAATTTCGA GCTGTTTTTAAGGCCTGGGAGATGTACAAGATGGGATCCTCCTTACCAAAACTCCTTCAagatataaaaagaagaataagaaggataCCGACTCCAAAACCATTTGAGCACGTGTGCCGTGATCTACGTGTTTTTAATACAATGTTTACAAAATCACTAAAGACTATGTTGCAAAA ttacaacctaacggctatCTTGCACAATTGGGAACCACCGAAGGATTCGCTTCCTCCTGTCATTCCCCTTAGTGCAGTGctctactgtttgatgatgccgcccaccaaacctgactcttccacacaccccacctcaatgaaactgccgccctttGGCAGCAAAGTATTCACCTGGTTCCAGTGTGCCAAaatccagttccacatcaagggcatgactgtCTTAAGCAGTAAAGCAAAGTATGTCCTTGCGGCGATCCAAgaggacacattcccagaaatctccgattggctttacaaacaagggaaaatcccaatagcatatgatgccctcaaaacatatttCCTGGAGCAGTACCCACCATCGCCAGCTGCccttatagccaagctttttcagctctctcaacaaatttgggggaccaaaaggcttcactag